A segment of the Triticum urartu cultivar G1812 unplaced genomic scaffold, Tu2.1 TuUngrouped_contig_6722, whole genome shotgun sequence genome:
CGCTCGATGATGATCTCCCTGGCCTCGGCGTTCCGGCGGCTGGACGCCGACGACGGCgtggccgcggtggtgctcgCGGGCCGCGGCCGCTCCTTCTGCGCAGGGGTGGACCTCACGGCGGCGGAGGAGGTCTTCAAGGGCGACGTCAACGACCCCGCCGCTAACCCCGTCGCCCAGATGGAGCTCTGCCGGAAGCCCATCGTCGGCGCCGTCGCCGGGTTCGCCGTCACCGCGGGCTTCGAGATCGCCCTCGCCTGCGATCTCCTTGTCGCTGGCCGCTCCGCCAAATTCCTCGACACCCACGCCAAGTGAGCTAGCTCTCCTCACACGCTTCTCCATCTCATTTCTGCACGGAAGTAAAATCCAACTTGGCTGGTGGTCAATCTGTTTAGTTTCTCAGTAGACGCTAATTAAAACTTCTTACTACTAGTTGAGCTGGAAAATCTCACTCGAACTCAATATACCCATGCCAGTGAAATTCTTCTGTGGGCAGAGCAAATGAAACACAAGATTTGCTGCAAATCTTTTTGTACTCCTGCAATTCAGTATGGGGAAATTTTATACATTGGAGTTGCTAGTGTTCAACACCTATGTTTGTACTACCTGAATTTGGGCGTGTCTGCACTGTCCTACAACTTACAAACCCTGCTCATGCCATTGCCGTTTCATCTGTGTGCTTTGCTTGTTGTCTTCTAATCAGCCTTTGTCCAATCTGATGTAGGTTTGGGATATTTCCTTCTTGGGGTCTTTCACAGAAGCTCTCTCGTCTCATTGGGCCAAACAGAGCACGAGAAGTGTCACTAGCTTGCATGCCTGTCACTGCTGAAATGGCTGAGAAGTGGGGGCTTGCTAACCACATTGTGGATGATAGTCAGGTGCTGAGTAAGGCCATAGAG
Coding sequences within it:
- the LOC125531014 gene encoding probable enoyl-CoA hydratase 1, peroxisomal translates to MGATSPDSGDLILVEPASPGSKVAMVTINRPDALNALTRSMMISLASAFRRLDADDGVAAVVLAGRGRSFCAGVDLTAAEEVFKGDVNDPAANPVAQMELCRKPIVGAVAGFAVTAGFEIALACDLLVAGRSAKFLDTHAKFGIFPSWGLSQKLSRLIGPNRAREVSLACMPVTAEMAEKWGLANHIVDDSQVLSKAIEVAEAIARNNRNLVVLYKSVINDGLQLDMKHARALEKERAVNYYNGMTKEQFANMQKFIQGRSSRAPSKL